In Spodoptera frugiperda isolate SF20-4 chromosome 13, AGI-APGP_CSIRO_Sfru_2.0, whole genome shotgun sequence, the following are encoded in one genomic region:
- the LOC118270201 gene encoding uncharacterized protein LOC118270201 → MTSRRVEDTHQQILNKLLSESGLECFRTLVQSPESYTSSEAAEEGGRVEEISPIPIESPPEEQPKMVVEEEVPEVEPEIFPSASLRFPLPDKVRALEKQNRIFVLPEDLKTSIDPQAIPKINTTPQQKCIDMLGELLGCKRYKNCLAEYWFLDTLANLLRRAQEEEMDRPTQAILMIWFCQWMKEMQYFDAADRQRMMRRFQENMLAAAKFVAQTDHIPTPFHAGIVYKSPEDEIKETHAPTKLDSKHLVHFAGTNFECCMRDLVKIIHYIFDLFSTDYQYNLVRSVFTFTPDYVQIDGPYQIQVPKRLYSPVKAKAKKPEKSPKKDAKVVKGKKKEDTEEYLALMELKARDEKLLEEQEEHDREMWLLRSSILPLSFAGTEEFFDGYWPAPPPPPEPDPAIETPKSKGKGKGKK, encoded by the exons ATGACATCTCGAAGGGTAGAGGATACTCATCAGCAGATCCTGAACAAGCTGCTCTCGGAGTCAGGGTTGGAATGCTTCAGGACATTGGTGCAGTCTCCTGAATCATACACCAGCTCCGAGGCTGCTGAAGAAGGCG GTCGTGTGGAAGAAATATCCCCAATACCCATCGAGTCCCCGCCAGAGGAACAGCCTAAGATGGTGGTGGAGGAAGAGGTCCCGGAGGTCGAACCAGAGATATTCCCCTCTGCCTCCCTGCGATTCCCACTGCCAGATAAAGTTAGGGCTCTTGAGAAGCAGAATAG AATCTTCGTCCTCCCTGAGGACCTAAAAACCAGCATAGACCCTCAAGCGATACCTAAAATAAACACCACACCGCAACAGAAGTGTATCGATATGCTGGGAGAACTCCTCGGCTGCAAGAGGTACAAGAACTGCCTGGCTGAGTACTGGTTCCTGGACACCTTGGCCAACTTGCTGAGGAGGGCACAGGAGGAGGAGATGGATAGAC CAACTCAAGCAATACTGATGATTTGGTTCTGTCAATGGATGAAGGAGATGCAATACTTTGATGCTGCAGACAGGCAGCGCATGATGAGGAGGTTCCAG GAAAATATGTTAGCAGCAGCGAAGTTCGTGGCACAAACCGACCACATCCCCACCCCATTTCACGCGGGGATTGTTTACAAATCCCCAGAAGATGAAATAAAGGAAACGCACGCTCCCACAAAACTAGATTCCAAACATCTAGTCCATTTCGCCGGCACTAACTTCGAATGTTGCATGCGTGATCTAGTCAAGATTATTCACTATATCTTCGATCT TTTCAGCACAGATTACCAATACAACCTAGTGCGTTCAGTGTTTACCTTCACCCCCGACTACGTCCAAATAGATGGGCCGTACCAGATTCAGGTTCCAAAGCGATTGTACTCACCCGTCAAGGCGAAAGCTAAAAAACCTGAGAAATCTCCTAAAAAGGATGCTAAGGTAGTGAAAGGAAAGAAGAAAGAGGATACGGAAGAGTATTTGGCTTTGATGGAG TTAAAAGCAAGAGACGAAAAGCTCTTAGAAGAACAAGAAGAGCATGACAGAGAAATGTGGCTTCTCAGGAGTTCCATCTTACCCCTATCTTTCGCTGGTACTGAGGAGTTCTTCGACGGATACTGGCCAGCACCTCCCCCTCCTCCCGAGCCTGACCCGGCTATTGAAACCCCCAAGAGTAAAGGAAAGGGTAAAGGTAAGAAGTGA